DNA sequence from the Sulfurimonas sp. HSL3-1 genome:
ATTAACATTAACAGCTTTTTCAGACGCGTCGTTTGGTAAACCAACCCGACCTACTCTAGGAGCCAGCCCAATTCGTTTTGTATTGGAGAGCTTTAATACAGAGTCATACGGATTTTGGTAGTTCGTTAAGCGCACACAATGGCGGTACAGAGATTTTGATTTACTATCATTTTTATTCAAGGAACGACTGGATATATCTCCGCCAATAAATGCAATCTGGCTTACTGTCCAAGGACGATTCTTTATTGAAGTTTTTTCATCTGCATCTGCAAAAGCGTGTCGGATGACATAAGCACCTGTTGAATGTCCAAGTAAATGCACATTTATTTCACATCCTGCTAGCTGCTGTGATGAAAATAGACTGATACAGTCATCCCTTAACCTCCTAGCAGTGTCCTTCGCATCATCACGATCTTCTAAATAATTCAAGCCTGATTGTGCACTTGGCCAATCGTAACTAATCACAGCACCTTGATAGCCTGCACTTCTTAAGTCTTCAGCAAGTTTTCTATGTCTTTTAAGGACTATTTCTTGACTATTGTTGTAGCCGTGAATAAATACTAAGATGTCACCGGTGGGATTTCCTGAAAATTCATTTTTCCCAGTTTCTGCCTGTGCCAGTACTGTAGAAACCCATTCACGACGTGCAATAGCGTGAGATGGTATTGGATATTCATTACTTGGTACTTTTAGAAACATAGTAGGACCAGGCTCATTACCAAAAATTTGAGCACCGTTTAAGGTTTTCTTATTTCGAACACAAACAATAAAGTCATACATTACAATCTCCTTTATGTAAATTAATAACTATTTTTTTGTTGCTAATAATGTCATCTTGCTGGAATGCCTATTGTTGTCAAGAACCCTTGTGTGTTAGACCAGTGGGTTTTTGATCGCAATTTTAAACAAATTGAAATATATCTTTCAATACTATTATTTTTTTCTTAAAATAATTTTATTTAATGAATCTTTGTATTTTGAGAGATGGACAATTTGTCTATCTCTCAATTAGAAGTATGCATATTTAACACTATGTCTTGTGTATTGGAGGATGGCTAATTTGTCAAAGAAGAAGCTTCGAAGCTCTCGCGACACAAAAGGCGTTTAGTACGTCTATTGGAGTATTGAGAGAAATGCCTGTTTATACAGATTTTTGAGAGTGGTATTGAGCCCGTTGGCATTAAACATGACGAGTTCGCGGTAGTAGCGTTGCAGCCGTTCGGTTGCGAGGACGGAGCTGCCGCCTTTGAGGATCATGCCGGTGGTGACTATGCGCTGGACGAGTTCAAAAAGTTCGACGCGGAGTGTGTCGAGTTCCGCGCCGTCTTTCGAGTCGAGGAAGGCGTCTTTCACCGTTTCCAGAGCCGCTTTGGCTTTGCGCCGGACCTCCTCGTCCTCCAGGGCATCCACGGCGCCGAGGCCGATGCCGTAGAGGGCATAGTGGATCGTTTTGGAGACGGATTTGTTCTTTGTGTAGGTGCCGAGGGGGTGTGAAGCAACGATGTGTTCCTGCGGCACTTCGTACTCGTCCAGGACGATATCGACGGTATGCATTGCGTTGCCGACGAACGTTTCGGTCGGGGTGCCCAGGGTGAAGCCCTTGCGGGGTTCGAAGGGGATCATTGCCTGCAGCTCCCGCCCTTCGCAGTGGAAACCGACGACGAGGGTGTCAAAGATGCCGTAGCCGCTGGCCCATGTCAGGCGGCCGCTCAGGCGGTAGGTGCCGTCCTGCTTCGTGGCGGAAACCACCGTAACAGGGGCGCGCAGGTGGTTGATGGCGATCCCGCAGCGTCTGTTCAGGTAGGTTTCCATCAGCGCAAAACGGTTGGCGTGCATGATCTTGTTCGCCGCGAGGATCTGGATGGCCAGAAAGGCGAGGCTGCCGGAGCGGGGGGCAAGCGTGGTGAAGAGGCGGAATTTCATCTCATCGTGCAACTCGGGGGAGTAGCGGTGAAAGGCAAAGACGCCCGCATCATAGATAAGGTCGAAGGCGCTTTTCAACGCGGCCGTTTCGCTGTCAAGACGGTAGAGCGGCAGGGTGTCGAGCTGTGCCGCCGTCGCGTCGAGCTGTCGGGCGTAATGGGTCTCGTCGTATGGAAGAATGGCGGACTCCTTGGGCGGCCGAGGGCCGAGAAATGGTGTTGGCGGTCTAGGCCTCTTCGGCGGGATCGATCTTTTTGTAGGCGATGACGCGGAAAGGCTCGAAGCCCAGCTTTTCCCAGGTTGCCTGCGCGGCGAGGTTCGACGCCATATAGCTCAGTTCAATGATGTCAATGGCCATGGAGCCGAACCAGGCCTGAAGCTGTTCGTACATCCGCACGCAGTGGTCCGCCCGCCGAAAACGCGCATCGACATAACAGAGCCCGATCCAGCCGACGAGTCCCAGCCCGGAAGCACTGAGGTGCGACGGGGCGATTTTGCCCATGATGCAGCCGATCTCCTCCCGGGCGTTTTGCAGGATGAAGGTCCGCGCTTTGCGTTCGTCGAGGTACTCCAGCAGGTACGTCTCCATCTCCTCGACGCTCAGCGCACCGAACCCCTTGCAGTAGGGGTCTTTTCCCTGTGCCATCAGATAAAGAAAGGTCTTGTGGAGTGCTTCCGTGAGGAAGGGCAGGTCCTCTTCCGTCGCCCGGCGCAGTTCGATAGCCATAGCACCCCTTTGGTTCGTCTGCAGGTATTTTACTCTGTCGGCGGTTCAAATACACTGTGCACACGGCGCTCTAATACCCCGGAAGCCCGGGGATTCGGCCGGTCTGCAGGGAGTGTAAGTGGGATGTAAGTATGAATTGGTGAATCGATGAGGTGTGCTGTCAGCACACCCCGGGTCAGGTGAATGCCGGCGGCACGGGGAAACGTGCATCCATGCGCCCCTGGTTGGTGGCCAGCAGGCCGGCGAGGGAGGCGATGCCGTGGTCGATGAAGTCGATCGGATCGAGGGGGCTCGTGTGCGCGGTGTCTTCAAAACCGGTCAATTCGGTAAACGTCAGGTCGATGCCCTGGTTCATGATGTCGCCCGGGATTTTCGGCGCATTGTGGCCGCTGGGGATATCAAAGGCCAAGAGGCTGTGAATGATTTCGTGCGACATGATGCTCCCGAGCAGGCGGCCCAGCAACGTGGTGGCAAAGCTTTCCAGGTCCGCCGTCATGGTTTGGTTCTGGATCTGGATGAGCAGCGCCTGGACTTCGATGCTGATCTCGTGCGAGTTTGAATCGTCCAGTGCTCCCGGGTAGATGTCGATGGTCTCGTTGAGAACGGCAGCGCCTGCCGGTGTATGGGTGACCCCCGGTGTCCCGGCATAGATTGCCGGCGGTTCGTTGTGAATCTTCAGCGTCGTCACATGGTTCGCGGGAAGATGGGCGGGCACTGTCTCGCTGAACGGGCCGACGCGCCAGATCGTGCGGACGTTCGACGTTTTCAGCAGATAGTCGCACACCTCTTTCGCCTCCTGCAGTACCTCGTTCTTCTTGGCGTCCAGTTTGAACTGCGCAAGGAAGTCGTCAAAGGGCGTCGGCGACGCAATGGCATCTTCGTCGATGGTGACAAACTGGGGAATGCAGAGCGTCAGTTTCTGGCTGGCCACGGCGCTCCCCGCGCTGTCGCGGACGCTAAAGTCAAGCTCCTGCAGCCCCGGCTTCTTGCCGCGAACGATGGTCCGCAGGCTGTTCTGCGCGTCGATGTCCATTGCATCGACATCGGGGCGCGTCCAGCGGTGCGAGCCGCCTGAAGGGGCGTTGTTGATCTGTGCTGCGACTTCAATGACGCCGCTTTTATCATCCCTGGAGGGGAAGAACGCCCTTGAATCGGGACTGCTCTGCGGGGTCGGTAAAACGATCGCCGTCTTTGTCGAAAATTCCAATTCGGCCGCCGCGTCCTGGGGGCGGGCATCCACTTCGATCTGCTCGCCCGACGGACGGTTGACCTTGACAGAAGCTTTGTTGTCCCCGGCGCTCTTCGCCAGATCCTTGACCTCGTCCACCGTCGTGCCCTCTGCCTCTTTCTTTGTCGGTTCACCGACCATGGAGCTGAGCGCGCTGTAGGAGAGGCCGTTCGCCTGCGTATCGGAGATCTGGTTTTTCTTCTTGGCGTCGTCGATGGTCTGCAGGGTTTTGCCGATATCTTTTTTCATTGCCGTCTGTTTTTTCAGATCCGCCGCCATACCCGCCAGGTCGGTAACGCTTTTCGAGGTGGTCTCGAGGGCTTTGATGGCGTTGGCCTGGGTGCCGGCGAGACCGGTCATGTCTTTGAAGGCGTCGCTCTTGCCCAGCAGTTCGAAGGCGGCGCCCAGTCCGGTCGGGTCCGGGGCGTTCGGCGCGGTCTGCATATTGATGATGCTCGACGGGAGATCCTTGACCTGCAGACTGCCCACATCCGACTGGCGGCTGGCGGTGGAGACAGGGGAGATCGGTGTCGGCGTCGTTCCGCACGGCTCGTCCTTGAAGCGCCAGTGCCGCGTATCGTCGATCGGTTCGCAGCTGTTGCATTTGCCCATGACGGATTCGGCGTAGACGCCTTTGGTCGGAACGCTGATGCGGAACGGGTCGGGTTTCGTCGCGGTCTTGTAATGGCCGATCAGGTCCTCGACATTCCTGAAGACGGGGTCGAGCCTCTCCCCCGGGACGACCTTGAGCACCAGGTTGTTCCCGACGACGCCCATCACTTTGTTCTCGACGACGCTGGCAACGCTCTTGTTGCCGGAGTTGGGGGCGATGTAGCCGTCGAGCAGGCCGAAGAGGCGGCTGGCATCCAGGCTCGTCCAGATGACCTTGTGCGACAGTTCCAGATGTTCGTTCAGGTGGCTGACCAGCGCCGCGGCAGCTTTGCGGTCCTCTTTGCGCGGGTCTCTCAGTTCCCTGTCCGTCAGCGGTGTATAGAGCAGCGCGGCATCGGTCACCACTTCAATCGTGGGGTCGAACCAGACGCCGCTGACCTTGACGATGTTGATGATGTCGTTGTTGACGCGGCCGTTTCGGACGATGTAGCTGCTCATGTGGTTGGTCCGGTAGTGCAGATAGGCCGTACGCAGAATGATCTTTGACGAGGCGTGCACGGTCGTATTGGCCCGGAAACGGAGGTGCTGGATCTGGCGGCGCGTCACGGTCGGGATCTCCTTGCTGGCGATGTTCACCTGCAGCGCGACCCCTTTGCGGTAGTTCGACATCAGGGTGTAGTCCAGGTCCAGACGCACGTCGTTGCCGTTCTCGTCGATCCCGTAGATGTCGATGGTATCGATGAATTTGCGGACGATCTCCGGTGCGTAGTCCGCTTCGAAAATGGCGTCTTTTTCCGCTTCGGTCAGCGGGACCTCTTTGTCGTAGGTGAATTTCAGGACGTAGGGGTACCAGAGGAACCACTCCTTGAGCTCAACGGTCTCCGTGATGGTCTTCGTCTGCTCCTCGATCTGGCTGATATAGGGGCGTTTCAGTTCGAAGGAGATGGAGAAGTGGCCCGAAAAGTTCTGAATAATCTCGTCGGCATAACTCCCCTCCGGCAGGTCGGAGTCGGCGTAGCTGTTCGCCATGCGTTCGATGGCGTCGAATCCGCGGCGCAGCTGCGTACCGTAGACCGCTCTGCGGAGCGTGTCTTTCCAGCGCAGGATCTTCGCGTGGTCGAAATCCGACATCGGCAGGGGAACGAAGAGGCACTCCTGCACATCCGCAAGCTCCTGTTCGATGGCGTAGTGCTTCAGCACTTCGAAATACTCCACGGTCATGGCGTGGCAGTGGTTGTTGTTTTTGACGACCTCGGTCTGTACGGTCATCGTCTCGTTCTGGCCGACGGTCTGCACGACCGTACTGCGCTGGCTGCGGAGCGACGAGGCCGACTGGGAGATGTTGTCCTGCAGACGGTTCAGCGTGCTGCCGGAGAGGTTCCTGGCCGAATCCTGGTTGGCCGTCGAGCGCGACGAGGCGCCGGAGTGGGAGACCCCGCCGAAGAGGCCGCCGATTCCCCCGACGATCCCGCCGCCTATGCCTGCGCTCGTGCTGCTGGTCTTGTTGGTGGAGCTGGCGCTGATGTTCTCCTGGAAACTCGAATTGATGATTTCACTGATGTCTCTGTCGCGGGAGAGGTCCGCCGTGAGCGACTCGGCGACCGTTTGCGCCTCCGTGCGTGATGCACGCTCCTCACGGTCCCAGTCGATGATGGCGATCTGTTTCTCCTGGCAGGGGGCCAGCGGCAGGCTGTAGAGCAGGTCGCCGAGGGAGTAGCCGTCCGCTTTCCACTTCTGCTTGAAATGGAGGATATGCCCGTGGGCGATCGTCGTGTTCTCGTACACCGTCGGCGTCTCGTCCCAGTCGATGCTCGTCTCCACGGTCAGCTCCCTGCGGCCGGGATGGTTCAGAATGTAGGCCGCTTCCAGCGCCTCGATCCGGGTGATGGCCGCGTAGATCTGCCGCTTGAGGGTAGAGAGGGCGCTCTTGGTGCTGTGGTAGTGTTCGACAAAATAGTCATCCTCTAGGGAGATCAGGAGGTTGGAGCCCGTCGTATAGAAGGTGTGGAAACGTTCCAGCAGGCTGAGGAAGGCGGAGATGCTGGTCACGTAGGTATCGTAATTGTCGCGGATCGAGAGAATTTCGCCCAGGGTGAAGACCGTCTTGTTGCGGAGGGTCTCCTTGATCTGCTCGAACTGCTGCATGATGCAGAGGATCCCCATCGTATCGGTTTCGCGGGTGGGGCAGGGTTCGAAGGTATAGAACCCCTTCTGGTCCACTTCGGCCAGCTCGGAGACGAGGCGCCTGAAGTAGCCGAGCAGCTCCTCCTGGTCCTGGGACTCCTTGGTCTGGGTATCGATGCTCCCGATCAGTTTTTCGGCGCGTTTTTGCATGACGGTGATCAGACCCGCGTCAACGAAGGGGTGTTTGACCAGCGCCTGGAAATCTTTGATGTAGTCGCGTATCTGGTTGGGGAGGGCGTTCCCGGCGAACAGGGTGCTGTTTTCCGCGTCGGCGTAGGTTTTGATGTGCCCCAGCAGGGAGGAGACCGTGGCGCGGTTCAGCGCGTCTTCGGAGGCGAGGGATTCGCAGTATGTCTCCGCTTCCCGGGCCCCTTTTTTGCCGCAGTACGCGGCTGCGAGTTCGCGGTGAAGCTCCTGCAGCGCCGTTTTGCGGCGCGCCTGTTCGGCGAGGATTTTCAGCAGGGCGCTGAAATCCAGTTTGAATGAGGTCAGGTTCGCGGAACTGAATTTAAGCTGCCCGACGGCGGTCTCCATCTTCAGGTGATAGACGGGTACGGTGGTGAACTGGGCCGTGCCGCTGCTGAAAGAGCGCATCATGACCGGCTCCGCCACGGCGGCGGGCTGCTCCGTCGTCATCGCCTGCGCCGTCTTCTCGTCGTCGACCGTATAGGCGTTCAGGGAGAGCGTCTTCATGGAACTGTTCATGCGGCTGAAGACGCCGAAAAGTGTCTCCGAAATGTCGAGCAGCTCCGTTTTGAGCTTTTTGCTCTCTTTTGCGGTGATCGTCAGCCCTCTGATCTCGGGCTCGGTCGTCCGGACGGTATGGTAGAAACTGTACTCCTCGAGGGTGCGGTTCGGGATCGTAAAGTCGACGCATTTGCCTCCAAGGTCCTGGGAGAAGGAGGGGTTGCCGATCATTTCGGCCGTCTCCGGAAGCGTCGGAGTGCTTCCGGTGTCTCCGACGCCTTCGGGAAGTAAAGAGAGGTCGGCGACGAGCAGGATGTTCTTGGGGATGATCTGCTTGTTCTCCTGCGTCGAGAGGGTGACGGGAATAGGGGTCTCCTCCAGGCCGGCGACGATGCCGTACGCCTGGGCATAGTCCTCGCTGCCGACACGGGCGAAGAAACTCCCGTCCTTGTTGGTCCAGACCGAAAAGAGCGGATGGAAGCCTTCGCTCCCCGGGTCGGCGTCAGGGTCCGTCGTCACCATGAGGACGACGGAGAGACCCGCAGCGCTGCGCTCGCCGGAAATGTCCACCAGCATGCCCGAAACGAGCCGGGAGTCGTCCGTGATAGGATTGGAGTCGCCGAAGGTGATGACCTTGGGGTCGACACCGATTTCCATCGGCTGCGTGTCATCTTCGGCGCTTGCGTCCGTATTGGACGCGTTGAGGCTGCCGTAACTGTAGATCTGCGAGCCGAGCAGTTCGCCGTCGGGCGCGTAGACTTCTACGGTGACGGATTGGCTGGCCAGCAGCTCCTGTTGGGGCAGGAAGAAACGGAAAGCGCCGTTGGGCTGGACATCGACACGGTCTTTGCTGTAGGTCGAATGGCCGCCGATCTCCTGAATATAGCTTACCTTCAGAAAGTGTCCAAGGTATTGGTCTGTGACGTCGGTGTCATCTGTCGGTTTCAAGATGCCGTTGATACTTACTCTGCTCATGCCGTATCCTTTAGAGTGAACAGTCGGGGGAATCTGACGCTGGTTCAGATAGGGGTTGACGGTTGCTTCCGCGTTTCAGAAAAATTCTTTTTTGTCGACATCCCAATAGCGCGTCAAAAAAACAGTGCATCGCCGGCAGGCATCTATCAAAACGGTACAAAAAAGCAGACACGATCAAGTTAACAGTAAAAAACTTAAATAACAATTATTTAACTTAAAATAGATTTTTTTCGTTTTCTCGGGGGATGGCAACGCCGACGGAATGCGGACCGTTCCGCGTCGTTCGGGAGAGGTGGCGGGTCGTTTCTCTTTCGGGCGCGGAGTGGGTTATGCGCGGGAGGAGAGCAGGGCAAAGAGCATGCCCAGAGAGAGACAGAGAGGAGAAAAGTATTTTGTGTCGTACGCCGCAAAATCCGTGGCGTTGATTTTTTTAAAAAATCCAACGGCATTGAAGTCGCCGACAGCCCGCAGAATGAACAGTATTGAGAGTACCCAGCCTGCAGTGAGAAGCGGTTTTGCAGGGGAGGCATCGACGTAAAGCGCGTAGGCCACAAAGGCACACCCGAACAACAAAAGCGCGACGGCAAAGGTGAGGAGGCGGCCGGGGTTGAGAAGGCGTTTGCCGTCCTTCGTCGGCAGCGCCCTGTTCAGGCCTGCTTCCCCGCCAAAGGCCCAGTAGATATGGAACAGAGCCGTTACGATCAGAAGCGTGATGGCGGCAAGGACGATAAGCGTCATTTTGGTTTTTTCGGCGCGTTGGGTTTCTGCTTCATAACCCGGATGCTGGCCTTCACCAGCTTTTCGACCAGCGCCTTCGGTATGGCTTTGTCTACCGGGAAACTGATGATGGATTTGGTCGTCGCGTAATTTTCAAGCTCCTCTTGATGCTCTTCAAGCACCGGAGGCCGCACATGCAAGCGGACATGGGGACGCTTGTAGCTGAACCAGGCGAACATGCCATGATAGTCATACCCCTCATAAAGATAACCGGGCATTTCAAAGTAACTGACGGTTTCCGTGGCATCCGGCGCGGCGGCCTCTATAATGCCGCGGATCTCGTGTAAACGATCGCGTACCTCCTGCGGGTATTTTTCGATGTATGCGTCAACGCCTCCGGGGACGATCTCGGGGGATCTGCTATTTGCCTTTCGTGCCATAGGGCACCTCCAAACGTCTGGGTAAAGTGCTGTTGGCACTGAGGCGTGCCAACACCTGTTCTGATGGTTCCATCATAATCAAATAGTTCAAACCGGCCAAGAGCGATGAGAAAAAGCAGACGTGGAAAGGCGTGGCATCAAAAGCCCGGGGGCTTTTGGGCGGCGGGTGCGATATTGAGGCTTACGGCTCGTAGACGGAGACGGCTTTGCGCTCTTTGAACCCGAAGTGGCGCTCGAGGTCGGCGTTGTGCAGCAGCACCGGTACGACCATCAACGACGCGACGACGGCGGCGATGGTGCCGAAAATGAGTGCGACGCCCAAGCCGCCGAAAACGGCATCGCTGGCGAGCAGCGTCGAGGCGAGGATGATCGCCGTCGCCGTCAGGAAGATCGGCTTGGCGCGGGTGGCAGCGGCATAGGCGAGCGCTTCGGTTTTATGCATCCCTTTTTCACTCATCAGCGACTTGGTGAAGTCGATGAGCAGCAGCGAGTTGCGCGAGCTGATCCCGATCAGGGCGATGAAGCCGATCAGCGACGTCGCCGTCAGGAAGAAGGTGTCGGCGCTGAAGAGGTCCATAATGAAGTGACCCACGATGACCCCGATGATGGAGAGGAAGCTTCCCAGAAGGACAATGCCGCTGAGCGTAAAGCTCTTGTAGTAGACGACCATCAGCAAGAATATGAGCACGAGCGCGGCGATGAAGGCCCCGCCCAGGTCCCGGAAGGTGTCAAGGGTAACTTCCATCTCGCCGTCCCAGTGAAGCTCGTAATGGCTCCCCGTATTTTTGTCGGTGAGGGAGAGGTCGAAGAGGCCGCTCTTCTCGATGTCGTACTGCTCGGAGAGGGTGTCGAGGATCATATGGCGCGCGTCCATCAGCGGGTAGACCTGGGAGACCATGTCCGTTTCGGCCACGACGTTGACCATCTGGTGCAGGTCCTTGCTCATGATCATCGGGTTGGCGCGGGTCGGGATGATGTCGACGACCTCGGTCAGCGGCACGAGCAGGCCGTTGCTATTCATCAGGCGCAGCCCGGAAAGCTTCTGTTCGAGGGCGCGTTTGTCCTTGCGGCTGAAGACCTTCGATTCCGGGCTCAGGGTCAGGAAGATCGGGATCTGTTCGTTGATCGTTTCGCTGTTCTTGACGGCGATGTCCATCCCCTCGAACGCGAGGTAGATGATGTCGTTGACCTGCTTGATGGAGAGGCCCGAACGGGTGATCTTCGTGCTGTTGACCTTGAGGTCGAAACGGTCGTAGAGCTCGTCGGCCATGACGTCGATGTCGACGAGACCCGCCGTCTGGTGGAAGATGGCGGCGACTTTGCCGGCAAGCTCGCGGATACCCGCGGCGTCGCGTCCGTAGATCTCGGCGACAATGGCGGCCAGGGTCGGCGGTCCCGCCGGCGGTTCGACGAACTTGATGTTCGTGCCTACTACGATGGGCTGGCACGCCTCCTGGATCACCGGGCGGATGCGCTGGACCATCATGTAGGAGGGCTCGCCGCGGTCATGCTTCTTGGTCAGGTTGACGACGATCTCGGAGACGTTCTCCGAATTTTTAAAGTGGCTTCCCTTGATGAGGCCCGCGAAGTCAAGAGGCGAACCCATGCCGAGGAAGGTCTCCGTGTCGAGCACCTCCTGCTCCTGCTGGATATAAGAGGTGACGCACTGGCTGACGGCGTCGGTCTGGCGGATGGAGGAGCCGTTGGGCAGGTCGACGTAGATACTGAAGGTGTCGTTGTTCTTGCCCGGAAGCATCTTCGCCTTGACGATCTCGGTCGGTGCGATCATCAGCACGGAGAGGATGAAGGCAACGAGTGTCGCGATCAGGATTATCTTCTTCTGGGCTCTGCTCTGCAGTAGCGCCGTAATGAAGCTTTCGAACTTCTGGAAGATCATTTATGGCCTCCTTCATGTTTCGCATGGTCGGGACGGTGCATCATCCGCTTGGCGAAGTAGGGGGTAAAGATATAGGCGACGAAGAGCGACGCGATCAGCGCCACCGGAACGTTGGCCGGAATAGGTTTCATAAACTGGCCCATCATGCCGCCGACAAAGGCCATCGGGACCATGGTGAGGATGATGGCGAAGGTGGCGATGTTCGTCGGGGGCCCGATCTCGTCGGTCGCTTCGACGAGCAGGTCGTCTTTGGGCATGTCCGCCGACTCCACCGAGTGGAAGTGCCGGTGGATGTTCTCGATGACGATGATCGCCGCATCCACGAGGAGCCCCAGTGAGAGCAGGAAGGCAAAGAGGGTGATCCGGTTGATCGTCTGCCCGGTGATATAGGCGATAAAGAGAGTGATCGCCAGGATGGCCGGGACGGTAAAGGTGACGATGAGCGATTCGCGCCAGCCCAGGACAAAGACGAGCAGAATCGCGATGATGACGATGGAGATGATGAGGTGGAAGACCAGCTCGTTGACCGCTTCATTGGCGCGCTCGCCGTCGTTGCGGGTGATGGAGTATTTGATGCCCGCCTTTTCGAGCATAGGCTTGAAGTTTTCAAGGGCCTCTTTAACCTCGTCGGCGATGACAACGGCATTGGTGCCTTTGAGTTTGGAGATCGTCAGGGTGACCTGCTCCTGCGCGGGGGTGAAGGTGTCGCCGTCGCGGGCGCTGATAGCGGCGGAACGGAAGTTCTGGATGTCGTAGCCGTCTTCGACCTTGGCGACGTCACGGAGGTGAATGGGCGCCCCCATGTACTGGGCGACGATGATGTCCTCGACATCCCGGACGCTTTCGATGGCGTTCTTGATGCCCATGATGACGATCTCACCCTCTGTGGTACGGTTCTTGACGGCCGGCACGTTGTAGGCGAGGGCCTGGACCGCCTGGGTGATCTGCTCCAGCGAGAGGTTGTAGCCGGAGAGTTTGTTCAGGTCGACGAGGATGTTGTACTGGTGCTTATGCCCCCCTTTGAGCGCCGTGACGGCGACGTTGGGCAGGCCGTTGATGGCGTGCTGGAGGTTCTTGACCGCATCGTAGAGCCGGGTGTCGTCCATCTTGGAGGGATCCTTGGCGTAGAAGGCCACGGAGACGATGGGGATGTCGACGTCGATGTCGAGGGGTTTGATGACCGGCTGCATCGCGTTTTCGGGGAAGATGTCGGCGTTCTGCATGATCTTGTCGTAGACCTTCAGATTCGAATCCTCTTTCTCCTCGCCGATGTAGAAAGCGGCGTTGACGATGCCGACGTTGTCCATGGCCATCCCCATGATGTGCTCGATGCCGAGCACCTCTTTCATCTTGCGCTCCAGCGGACGGACGATGACGTTTTCGACCTCTTTGGCCGTGGCGCCGGGCAGGGCGATGATGACGGTCGAACCGCTGACGACCATCTGGGGGTTCTCTTCGCGGGGCATGATCATCAGCGAGAGGTAGCCGATGGCAAGCAGCGTGATCCCCAGGATCATCGTCAGCGGGCTGTTGATGAAGTAGCGGGCAAGCTTACCCGCGTAATCCTTGGGCGTATAGGGTTTGTGTGCGTGCATCTGCGCTCCTTACGGGATCGTGACCGTGGCGTACATGCCCGGGTAGATCGGGGCCTTTGAGCTCGTTTTGAAGGCGACCTTGACGCGGAAGGTGTGCGTCATCGGGTTGGAACTCGGGATGATGGCGCTGACGGTGCCCGTCGTCAGCAGCCCGACAGAGGGAACCTCGACGGCGACCTTGGTACCGTAGGGGACTTTGGAAAGGTCGCTCTCAGCAACCTCGATGGCGATCTTGAGGTCGCTGAGGTCCGCCAGGACGAAAGCGGGCATCCCCGGCATCGCCATCTCGCCGACTTTGATGTTCTTGGCGATGATGACGCCGTCGTTGGGCGCTTTGATGCGGAGGTAGTTGTACTGGTTGTAGACTTCGGAGAGCTGTGCCTTCGCCTGCGCGACCTGCTTTTTGCTGATGTCGACCATGTCTTCCATGTTCTTGGCGGCCAGTTCGAGGTTCTCGACCTCGTACTGGCTGACCATGTTTTTCTCCAGCAGGCGTTTGTAGCGGGCCAGGTTGAGCCGGACGTTGCTCAGCTGGTTCTGGTTCATCTGCAGGGCGAGTTCGGCCTGGGAGATGCCCAGTTCGACCCGCGCTTTGGCGCTGTCGACCTCTTTGGAGTCGATACGGTAGAGCAGCTGCCCCTTTTTGACGCGTTCGCCCTCGGAGGCGCCGACCTCGGTGACAAAGCCCATGTAGCGGCTGGTGATCATCTTCTGGTTATCCGAGATGACGCTCCCGGCGACGGTGAGGCCGTCGGCGGCGAGCGCGGCCGCGGCTAGCATAAAAGAGAGAAGCAGTTTTTTCATTGTGTGACTCCGTTGGCAAGTTTTTCAAGGGCGAACACCCGTTCGGTCCGTTTGTTTTTG
Encoded proteins:
- a CDS encoding alpha/beta fold hydrolase, whose translation is MYDFIVCVRNKKTLNGAQIFGNEPGPTMFLKVPSNEYPIPSHAIARREWVSTVLAQAETGKNEFSGNPTGDILVFIHGYNNSQEIVLKRHRKLAEDLRSAGYQGAVISYDWPSAQSGLNYLEDRDDAKDTARRLRDDCISLFSSQQLAGCEINVHLLGHSTGAYVIRHAFADADEKTSIKNRPWTVSQIAFIGGDISSRSLNKNDSKSKSLYRHCVRLTNYQNPYDSVLKLSNTKRIGLAPRVGRVGLPNDASEKAVNVNCGPYFYQLDEDALTQGIDYYGSFPHSWHIGDTTFAQDLASTISGDIDRHKIPTRTVENGELVLKPINT
- a CDS encoding GNAT family N-acetyltransferase, producing MAIELRRATEEDLPFLTEALHKTFLYLMAQGKDPYCKGFGALSVEEMETYLLEYLDERKARTFILQNAREEIGCIMGKIAPSHLSASGLGLVGWIGLCYVDARFRRADHCVRMYEQLQAWFGSMAIDIIELSYMASNLAAQATWEKLGFEPFRVIAYKKIDPAEEA
- a CDS encoding DUF3995 domain-containing protein; the encoded protein is MTLIVLAAITLLIVTALFHIYWAFGGEAGLNRALPTKDGKRLLNPGRLLTFAVALLLFGCAFVAYALYVDASPAKPLLTAGWVLSILFILRAVGDFNAVGFFKKINATDFAAYDTKYFSPLCLSLGMLFALLSSRA
- a CDS encoding iron chaperone, whose protein sequence is MARKANSRSPEIVPGGVDAYIEKYPQEVRDRLHEIRGIIEAAAPDATETVSYFEMPGYLYEGYDYHGMFAWFSYKRPHVRLHVRPPVLEEHQEELENYATTKSIISFPVDKAIPKALVEKLVKASIRVMKQKPNAPKKPK
- a CDS encoding efflux RND transporter permease subunit, which codes for MFQKFESFITALLQSRAQKKIILIATLVAFILSVLMIAPTEIVKAKMLPGKNNDTFSIYVDLPNGSSIRQTDAVSQCVTSYIQQEQEVLDTETFLGMGSPLDFAGLIKGSHFKNSENVSEIVVNLTKKHDRGEPSYMMVQRIRPVIQEACQPIVVGTNIKFVEPPAGPPTLAAIVAEIYGRDAAGIRELAGKVAAIFHQTAGLVDIDVMADELYDRFDLKVNSTKITRSGLSIKQVNDIIYLAFEGMDIAVKNSETINEQIPIFLTLSPESKVFSRKDKRALEQKLSGLRLMNSNGLLVPLTEVVDIIPTRANPMIMSKDLHQMVNVVAETDMVSQVYPLMDARHMILDTLSEQYDIEKSGLFDLSLTDKNTGSHYELHWDGEMEVTLDTFRDLGGAFIAALVLIFLLMVVYYKSFTLSGIVLLGSFLSIIGVIVGHFIMDLFSADTFFLTATSLIGFIALIGISSRNSLLLIDFTKSLMSEKGMHKTEALAYAAATRAKPIFLTATAIILASTLLASDAVFGGLGVALIFGTIAAVVASLMVVPVLLHNADLERHFGFKERKAVSVYEP
- a CDS encoding efflux RND transporter permease subunit; translated protein: MHAHKPYTPKDYAGKLARYFINSPLTMILGITLLAIGYLSLMIMPREENPQMVVSGSTVIIALPGATAKEVENVIVRPLERKMKEVLGIEHIMGMAMDNVGIVNAAFYIGEEKEDSNLKVYDKIMQNADIFPENAMQPVIKPLDIDVDIPIVSVAFYAKDPSKMDDTRLYDAVKNLQHAINGLPNVAVTALKGGHKHQYNILVDLNKLSGYNLSLEQITQAVQALAYNVPAVKNRTTEGEIVIMGIKNAIESVRDVEDIIVAQYMGAPIHLRDVAKVEDGYDIQNFRSAAISARDGDTFTPAQEQVTLTISKLKGTNAVVIADEVKEALENFKPMLEKAGIKYSITRNDGERANEAVNELVFHLIISIVIIAILLVFVLGWRESLIVTFTVPAILAITLFIAYITGQTINRITLFAFLLSLGLLVDAAIIVIENIHRHFHSVESADMPKDDLLVEATDEIGPPTNIATFAIILTMVPMAFVGGMMGQFMKPIPANVPVALIASLFVAYIFTPYFAKRMMHRPDHAKHEGGHK